The genomic stretch TACAAATGCCCTAAGGAAGTGCATTTCACTGATGAACTCCCAAAATCCAATGTAGGGAAGATCCTGAGAAGAAAGATCAAGGAAGCTCATTTGGAGAAAATAAAAGGCTGACAAATGCCGTCAAAGCTGCGAAATTGAGAAAAAATACCCTATACAGGGTATTTTTTTGTTTCCGGGGACTGGTATATTGCAAATAACTAGATAGTTACCTCCAGTTGGGGCTACATAAGTTTCAACCGGATGTGCTGGAAGGCGATAAATCCAATCCATCTGCACGATGAAGAAGTCAGCTACATCCGGTTCTTTGGGACGCAAAGAATTTTTGAAAACAATGGGGCTCGGCGGAGTATCGCTGATCCTTCTCGGGATGGTGCCAAAGCCTGACTTGGTATCCGGGATTATATCCCAGCCCATCAAGATTTATGACAACTACCTGCGTGGAGTGCAGTATTATGAGTTGGGGAAGTACCTAGACGAACTCCACGTAGGTGATGGAGTAAGTTTCACAAGATTTCCGGAGCATGAGTATGACCGCTTTGCAGTGGGGGTGACCTGGCAGGGGCATTTTCTGGGATACTTGCCCGCATACGAAAATATTGTCCTTGCCAATCTGCTGGATGCCGGAGTCCGACTAAGCGGGATGGTTACGGCTAAGCATTCACTTCAGGAAGTGGGAATAGGCGTATGGGCAGAACTGATCACTTCAGAACCCGGCAAGGGTGCCAAACTCAGTGACACAGCCGCGGATGAAGTGGAGGATGGGTATAGGAGGTGAAAAAAGACGACCTCGATAGATTTATCTACCGAGGCCCCCTTGAATGTTTTCACAACGGAATAATCCTTATTGTGAATTGCTTCAAATCAGTATTTTCAAAGATAGTAGATAGACTCAAAAATAAAAATATATGAAAAAGATTTTAGGATTGGATTTGGGGACGGCATCAATTGGTTGGGCTTTTATTAAAGAGCCTGAGAAAGAAGTTAAAGGAAGCCAAATCATAGATATGGGGGTTAGAATTGTTCCTTTAACTTCTGATGAAGAAAATGATTTCTCAAAAGGCAATAGTATTTCGATCAATGCAGATCGAACATTGAAGAGAGGAGCGAGAAGAAATTTGCAAAGGTATAAGCAAAGGAGAAATGCTTTAATTGAAATTTTCAAAAATGAAAAACTGATACCATCAAATTTTCAATATGCAGAGGATGGTCCATCATCTACTTTTTCAACACTAAAACTTCGATCGGATGCCGCTAATGAAAGGATTGAATTAGAGGGTTTTTTACGGGTGTTACTGCAATTGAACAAAAAGAGAGGATATAAAAGTAGTAGAAAAGCAAAGTCAGAAGAGGATGAAGGGCAAGCAATTGATAGTATGGGAATTGCCAAGGAGCTTTATGAAAACGGCTTGACTCCAGGTCAATGGGTTTGCCAAACTTTAAAATCAGGAAGAAAGAATATTCCGGACTTTTACCGTTCAGATTTGCAGGATGAGTTCAAAAGAATAGTAAGTAATCAAGCAGAACATTATCCAGAGATTTTGAATGATGCATTTGTAGAGGATTGGATGGGGAAGGCTGCAACTCCAACCAAACAGTTTTTTAATAGGATGGGAATTCAATTAGCAGAAAATAAGGGGAAAAGAGATGAAAGAAAGCTTCAAGAATATCAATGGAGGTTAACGGCAATCAATTCCAAACTGGAACTTTCTGAAATAGCTTTGATACTATCTCAAATCAATTCACAAATAAGTAATTCAAGTGGCTATCTCGGTGCAATAAGTGATAGAAGTAAAGAATTGTACTTTAAGAAGCTGACTGTTGGTCAATATCTCTATGATCAAGTAAAAAAAAATCCACACACCCGGTTAAAGGGTCAGGTATTTTACAGACAAGATTACTTGGATGAATTTGAGAAGTTATGGGAAGTTCAATCTCAATTTCATTCTGAGCTGAAAGAAAAGTTGAAAAATGATATCAGAGATGTAATTATTTTTTACCAGAGAAGATTAAAGTCTCAAAAACATTTGATAAGTGAGTGTGAGTTTGAAAAGTATCATAAGGTAACACCTAAATCGCATCCCTGCTTTCAAGAGTTCAGAATTTGGCAAAATTTGAATAACCTAGTATTAATAAAGAAAGACAACCCTAATGAAAAATTTGAATTGGCTTTAGAGGATAGAAATGCCTTGGCTGAAGAGTTGGCATTTAAAAAAGATTTATCTCTAAGCGATGCATTAAAATTGATGAACCTTAAGCCTAGTGAATGGGAGCTGAATTTTCAAAAATTAGAGGGAAATAGAACAAATCACACGTTTTATGAAGCTTTTGCAAGAATTTTGGAAATAGAAGAT from Algoriphagus sp. NG3 encodes the following:
- a CDS encoding HIRAN domain-containing protein, with translation MKKSATSGSLGRKEFLKTMGLGGVSLILLGMVPKPDLVSGIISQPIKIYDNYLRGVQYYELGKYLDELHVGDGVSFTRFPEHEYDRFAVGVTWQGHFLGYLPAYENIVLANLLDAGVRLSGMVTAKHSLQEVGIGVWAELITSEPGKGAKLSDTAADEVEDGYRR